One genomic region from Halobacteriovorax vibrionivorans encodes:
- a CDS encoding TolC family protein, with protein MKQLKYLVAAALCLISSAYAANYKLDENKVIDLAIKRNETIGIAKEELDQAQEALSSANSNYFPTLSITAGIRKSDGEGNFVPYGYDWNHNGTIQLTQPIYTFGKISNGKSIAESAKRISELNTTSTNAQVINVAKQLYYRVLFNEEIVKITYDSYKNALKNKKALEDRVSYGRISRNDNIKMQADLASRKPNWIIAKKNLKNAVLDLKNYLALDYEDEVEVLSTPLRPKKKISTTNDLNKLEETVDIKILKENIRLADFSVELAKSQRLPDLGVYVSYAPTLAKTDLFAGETTHDQKDLTFGVQFSFDWDLGGSKNSEVAIKRSDYNIATLKLKQMKREIRTQYLKLKQDYEGLQERYDAEDEAVELASSSYKVALSSFRSGGVSQLQLNDSEIQLTQNRLSLAQTKLQIQITRAEMDRLLTKTSSRNKGGR; from the coding sequence ATGAAACAACTAAAATATTTAGTTGCGGCAGCGCTATGCCTAATTTCCAGTGCATATGCAGCAAATTATAAATTAGATGAAAACAAAGTAATCGATTTAGCGATAAAGCGAAATGAAACAATCGGTATTGCTAAAGAAGAATTAGACCAGGCCCAAGAAGCACTAAGTAGCGCAAACTCAAACTACTTTCCTACTCTTTCGATTACAGCTGGCATAAGAAAAAGTGATGGTGAAGGAAACTTTGTTCCTTACGGATATGATTGGAATCACAACGGTACAATTCAACTTACTCAGCCAATATATACATTTGGAAAGATTAGCAATGGAAAGAGTATTGCAGAATCTGCAAAAAGAATTAGTGAACTAAATACAACGTCAACAAATGCACAAGTAATAAACGTCGCAAAGCAGCTCTACTACAGAGTTTTATTCAATGAAGAAATTGTTAAAATCACTTACGACTCATATAAGAACGCTCTTAAGAACAAGAAAGCTTTAGAGGATAGAGTTTCATACGGAAGAATTTCAAGAAATGATAATATAAAAATGCAAGCAGACCTTGCTAGTCGAAAACCAAATTGGATTATCGCCAAGAAAAATCTAAAAAATGCTGTTCTAGACTTAAAGAATTATCTCGCACTTGATTATGAAGATGAAGTTGAAGTATTAAGCACACCACTTAGACCAAAGAAGAAAATTTCAACAACAAATGATCTAAATAAACTGGAAGAGACTGTTGATATCAAAATTTTAAAAGAAAATATTCGCCTCGCAGACTTTTCGGTCGAGTTAGCAAAGTCTCAAAGGCTTCCAGACTTAGGAGTCTATGTTTCTTACGCTCCTACTCTAGCTAAAACAGATCTCTTTGCAGGAGAAACAACTCATGACCAAAAGGATTTAACATTTGGTGTTCAGTTTAGTTTTGACTGGGACCTTGGCGGAAGCAAGAACTCAGAAGTTGCAATAAAAAGAAGTGACTACAATATTGCCACACTTAAATTAAAACAAATGAAGCGTGAAATTAGAACGCAATATCTAAAGCTTAAACAAGACTATGAAGGGCTCCAAGAAAGATACGATGCGGAAGATGAAGCAGTTGAGCTGGCATCTTCTTCTTATAAAGTTGCTCTTAGTTCTTTTCGATCTGGTGGAGTTTCACAATTGCAATTGAATGATAGCGAGATCCAATTAACACAGAACCGACTAAGTCTTGCACAAACGAAATTACAAATACAAATAACACGTGCAGAAATGGACAGACTTCTGACAAAAACTAGTTCAAGAAATAAAGGAGGTAGATAA
- a CDS encoding MarR family winged helix-turn-helix transcriptional regulator, with translation MSIVTSNALKDSIIARIVRTTRIIDKMVSEEVGQYKLTKPQFDVLLVLKFCNQDYITTTELSEELMVSKANITGIVTRLEKANLISKIVDENDTRSKKIALTESGLELIDRVMPRYFAMSDEIYSKFSEEERQKLLSQMIFIEEFYNSRR, from the coding sequence ATGTCAATTGTAACATCTAACGCACTGAAGGATAGCATTATCGCAAGAATTGTTCGCACGACGCGAATAATCGATAAAATGGTCTCTGAAGAAGTGGGCCAATATAAACTAACCAAACCACAATTCGATGTCCTTTTAGTTCTTAAATTCTGTAATCAAGACTATATTACGACTACAGAATTATCAGAAGAGCTAATGGTATCTAAGGCCAATATCACAGGTATTGTCACAAGACTTGAGAAGGCCAATCTTATCTCTAAAATTGTCGATGAAAACGATACACGCTCAAAAAAGATCGCACTCACAGAAAGTGGCCTAGAGCTAATCGATCGTGTCATGCCACGATATTTTGCTATGAGTGATGAGATTTATTCTAAATTTAGTGAAGAAGAAAGACAGAAACTACTTTCTCAAATGATCTTCATTGAGGAATTCTACAATAGCAGACGTTAA
- a CDS encoding TetR/AcrR family transcriptional regulator, with amino-acid sequence MKENKTKQNLIDVALPMMAESGVYGVSLRDIAKKAEINVSSVLYHFGSKEEFIATCGEFCVQNLVDAIDSIAQRNFTNIDELTHFIHQKVEESRIEITIIVMLLVIESSGFRDIYEKYVADKFVKVQGSDVPYILNLRSFISFGLFKSIDLKVANSKLEGNGIVDLLCQATASTEAL; translated from the coding sequence ATGAAAGAAAACAAAACTAAACAGAATTTAATTGATGTTGCTCTACCGATGATGGCAGAAAGTGGTGTTTACGGTGTTAGTCTTCGCGATATTGCAAAGAAGGCCGAAATAAATGTGTCTTCTGTTCTATATCACTTTGGTTCAAAAGAGGAGTTCATCGCAACTTGTGGTGAGTTCTGTGTGCAAAACTTAGTTGATGCGATCGATTCAATAGCTCAAAGAAATTTCACCAATATTGATGAATTAACTCATTTTATTCATCAAAAAGTTGAGGAAAGTCGTATCGAGATTACTATTATAGTTATGCTTCTAGTGATTGAAAGCTCAGGTTTTAGAGATATATACGAGAAGTACGTTGCAGATAAATTCGTTAAGGTACAAGGTAGTGATGTTCCTTATATTCTAAATCTAAGGTCATTCATCTCATTTGGTCTTTTTAAGAGTATTGATTTAAAAGTCGCCAATTCAAAACTTGAAGGTAATGGGATAGTGGATCTACTCTGTCAGGCCACAGCCTCTACAGAGGCACTGTAA
- a CDS encoding efflux RND transporter periplasmic adaptor subunit codes for MKQSVFVLIIGLIYGASLFVKDKQIQKQKMKVTPTVFTIREKTGTPVNITKVLRKSFTNNVIVTGNNLGSKIYASVAPKIATQIKPGALASIRLNNESLYGSVVSVEKRANRLSGLHKIVVSFANQKLPTNLYVMNIQTSKTKNTLVVKRDAVSNRGGTDHVYIVNDDNTVQRRDIVTISDNKDYFAIKSGLKEGEKVVLSDQRYLKNGEKINIVESVLE; via the coding sequence ATGAAGCAATCAGTCTTTGTTTTAATTATTGGCCTTATATACGGTGCGAGTCTTTTTGTTAAAGATAAGCAGATACAAAAACAAAAAATGAAAGTGACACCTACTGTTTTTACAATTAGAGAAAAAACCGGAACTCCAGTTAATATTACAAAAGTCTTAAGAAAGTCTTTCACTAATAATGTAATTGTAACAGGTAATAATCTTGGTTCAAAGATATATGCCTCTGTAGCACCCAAGATAGCGACACAAATCAAGCCAGGGGCCTTGGCCAGTATAAGGCTAAATAACGAATCCCTTTATGGATCAGTTGTCTCTGTTGAAAAACGAGCAAATCGTCTTTCAGGACTTCATAAGATTGTCGTCTCTTTTGCAAATCAAAAGCTACCAACGAATCTATACGTCATGAACATACAAACGAGTAAGACAAAGAATACTCTTGTTGTAAAAAGAGACGCTGTTTCAAATCGTGGTGGTACTGACCATGTCTATATTGTTAATGACGATAACACAGTTCAAAGAAGAGATATTGTCACAATTAGTGATAACAAGGATTACTTTGCTATTAAGTCAGGACTTAAAGAAGGTGAAAAAGTTGTCCTAAGTGATCAGCGTTATTTGAAAAATGGTGAGAAGATCAACATTGTTGAGTCCGTCTTAGAATAG
- a CDS encoding efflux RND transporter permease subunit, which yields MIEIFVKRPATTIIFIAIFMVMGLVSIGNLIIEPTPKVELPIITVQTVYAGASPEEIESQILKKIEDEISEVSQIKKIKSDARDSFGIVVIEFEIEADANIKSIEVKDKVEAILNEFPDGADRPIIAKFDPLIRPIATLALSSSKHDLTETYEYADKKLKSRLSSINGVASVDIFGGQEREISIELDNNLLIQNYLSIEDVITAISRKNLNIPGGSIKRENSNISVRFVGEFANVEEIRNLEVVSREGQVFKLREFGSVTDSFKDVETMAKFNGKDVVGLSILKLSDGDAIKIVNTVKNSLDEVRSELPEGMKLELVVDTTKITLNDTKGTIQSIFIGIGLTIAILLTFLGDWRGALIASIVIPTSIISTLFIMDMSSFSINVMTLLAFGTCLGTLIANALIIIENVYKHLKMGKSSENAAIDGTKEVLLAVMASSGTNLVVFTPLAFMGGVVGKFMLQFGMTVVYATIFSILASVTLTPMLCALLLKDPDTLKGPFPKLSHLVDRLLGWVTKQYKWFFDKFMRWPITSIIILMGIFFTIVYPAARVGNEFLPKSDRDEFTAYILMPDGTPVEKTAEVSQQVAKVIREYPEVVSTLADIGYDGEERSRITVNMTPAASRKRSFKDVMDDILPKVSNIPEAEITLSGGNRNSGNEGDITINITGRNFDEMIIASKKMQEIMKNSGYFSSIESSYRIPKMEIQFMSEPQKVIRQNLSSSRLGGTIRALVNGNDDAVYKEDGEEYDINVTLAPEFKRNISDFDKFLIHGKDGLIPISTLGDVKVVEATSPLKRRDKERIIQVKAYVVKGVVGAIMGDLAGKFNKADLPEGTKFMFAGQAESQKESQQEMGKAFMLAVILTYMLLVAILNSFVFPISIGSAILTSFLGSFLMMFYTDQTINIGSMMAIVMVVGLAVNNAILMIEFTQQKLDEGFEIKEALWLGAKEKLKPILMTSIAIIAGTMPQLFMIDKIKSAMGAVLVGGMLGSILFTYTLVPTIHLVIYRVKKWITGLGKQKQEQIESAPQPLN from the coding sequence ATGATTGAAATATTTGTTAAAAGACCTGCAACGACGATCATTTTCATTGCCATATTTATGGTTATGGGACTCGTCTCAATAGGAAATCTTATAATTGAGCCAACACCAAAAGTTGAGCTACCTATTATTACAGTACAAACAGTTTATGCTGGTGCATCTCCTGAGGAGATTGAATCTCAAATCTTAAAGAAAATTGAAGATGAGATTTCTGAAGTATCGCAAATTAAAAAGATAAAATCTGATGCTAGAGACAGCTTTGGTATCGTTGTGATCGAATTTGAGATTGAAGCTGATGCCAATATAAAGTCAATTGAAGTTAAAGATAAGGTAGAGGCCATCTTAAATGAATTTCCAGATGGTGCAGATCGACCGATTATTGCTAAATTTGATCCACTCATTAGACCGATTGCAACTCTTGCATTATCGAGTTCTAAACACGATTTAACTGAGACTTATGAATATGCCGATAAGAAACTAAAATCGAGGCTCTCATCAATTAATGGAGTTGCTTCCGTTGATATCTTTGGTGGACAAGAAAGAGAAATCAGTATCGAACTTGATAATAACCTTCTTATTCAGAACTACCTTTCTATAGAAGATGTTATTACTGCAATTTCTCGAAAGAACTTAAATATACCAGGTGGTTCAATCAAACGTGAAAACTCTAATATTAGTGTTAGATTTGTTGGTGAATTTGCCAATGTTGAAGAGATTAGAAACCTTGAAGTTGTCTCACGAGAAGGACAAGTCTTTAAATTAAGAGAGTTTGGTAGTGTCACAGATAGCTTTAAAGACGTTGAAACAATGGCAAAGTTCAATGGTAAAGACGTCGTAGGTCTATCGATTTTAAAGCTCTCAGATGGTGATGCGATCAAGATTGTTAACACAGTAAAAAACTCTCTTGATGAAGTTCGATCTGAACTTCCAGAAGGAATGAAGCTTGAACTAGTTGTCGATACAACTAAGATCACATTGAATGACACAAAAGGGACAATTCAATCGATCTTTATCGGTATTGGGTTAACAATTGCGATTCTTCTAACTTTCTTAGGTGATTGGCGTGGTGCCTTGATTGCAAGTATCGTTATTCCGACTTCAATTATTTCGACATTATTTATTATGGATATGTCGTCATTTTCGATAAATGTTATGACTCTCCTTGCTTTTGGTACCTGTCTAGGTACATTAATTGCCAATGCACTTATTATCATTGAAAACGTATATAAGCATTTAAAGATGGGTAAGAGTTCAGAGAATGCAGCAATTGATGGAACAAAAGAAGTTCTCTTGGCCGTAATGGCATCTTCAGGAACAAACCTTGTTGTTTTCACTCCCCTCGCTTTCATGGGTGGTGTTGTTGGTAAATTCATGTTGCAATTTGGAATGACTGTTGTTTATGCGACAATTTTCTCAATCCTAGCTTCTGTAACCCTTACGCCAATGCTTTGTGCCCTCTTACTTAAAGACCCAGATACTTTAAAAGGTCCGTTTCCAAAATTATCACATCTTGTTGATCGCCTTCTTGGTTGGGTAACAAAACAATATAAGTGGTTCTTTGATAAGTTTATGAGATGGCCGATAACTTCCATTATCATCTTAATGGGAATCTTTTTTACAATCGTCTACCCTGCTGCGCGAGTTGGTAACGAGTTTCTTCCAAAGTCAGACCGAGATGAGTTTACGGCCTATATTCTAATGCCAGACGGTACACCAGTAGAGAAAACAGCGGAAGTTTCGCAGCAGGTTGCAAAAGTTATTAGAGAATATCCTGAAGTAGTTTCAACTCTTGCTGATATTGGATATGACGGTGAAGAGCGTTCAAGAATTACAGTAAATATGACACCAGCAGCTTCAAGAAAGAGAAGCTTTAAAGACGTCATGGACGATATTCTTCCTAAAGTTTCAAATATTCCTGAAGCTGAAATTACACTTTCTGGTGGTAATAGAAACTCAGGTAACGAAGGTGATATTACCATTAATATTACGGGGCGAAATTTTGATGAAATGATTATTGCTTCTAAAAAGATGCAAGAGATTATGAAGAACTCTGGATACTTTAGTTCTATTGAAAGCTCATACCGAATTCCAAAAATGGAAATTCAATTTATGTCTGAGCCTCAAAAAGTTATTCGTCAAAATCTTTCAAGTTCTCGACTAGGTGGTACAATCCGCGCCCTTGTTAATGGAAATGACGATGCAGTCTACAAAGAAGATGGTGAAGAATACGATATCAATGTCACACTTGCTCCAGAGTTTAAAAGAAATATCTCTGATTTTGATAAATTCTTAATTCATGGAAAAGATGGTCTTATCCCAATCTCAACTCTTGGTGATGTAAAAGTCGTTGAAGCAACTTCGCCACTAAAAAGACGTGATAAAGAAAGAATTATCCAAGTTAAGGCCTATGTCGTAAAAGGTGTAGTCGGTGCCATCATGGGAGATCTTGCAGGAAAGTTTAACAAGGCGGACCTTCCAGAAGGAACGAAATTCATGTTTGCAGGGCAAGCAGAAAGCCAAAAGGAATCACAACAAGAAATGGGTAAGGCCTTTATGCTAGCAGTAATATTGACTTATATGCTTCTAGTGGCCATTTTAAACTCTTTTGTCTTCCCTATTTCAATTGGCTCAGCAATTCTAACTTCTTTTCTAGGCTCATTCTTAATGATGTTCTATACAGACCAAACAATTAATATTGGTTCAATGATGGCCATCGTAATGGTTGTAGGTCTTGCTGTAAATAATGCCATTCTAATGATTGAATTTACTCAGCAAAAACTTGATGAGGGATTTGAGATAAAAGAAGCACTATGGTTAGGGGCCAAAGAAAAGCTAAAGCCCATCCTTATGACTTCTATTGCAATTATTGCAGGAACTATGCCCCAGCTCTTTATGATCGATAAGATCAAGTCTGCAATGGGTGCAGTTCTCGTAGGAGGAATGTTAGGCTCAATATTATTTACTTACACCCTCGTTCCAACAATCCACCTTGTTATCTACAGAGTAAAGAAGTGGATCACAGGACTTGGAAAACAAAAACAAGAACAAATAGAGAGCGCTCCCCAGCCTCTCAATTAA